The genomic region CAAAGAATTCGCGCGGTTGTGGCTCGAAAATCACCACGCAGCTGGGTACCCCCAACTCCTGCGCACGCTCGCGCAGACGCGCCAGGATAGCCTGGTGACCACGATGAACACCGTCAAAGTTGCCAATGGTGGCGACACAGCCCCGGTGCCGGGGACGCAGGTTGTGGAGGCCTCGAACCAGCTGCATAACGCGCTTCTTGCTCATAAAGTGGTCGATTATAACCATACCCGGCCGTGCTTAGTACCCGTCATGCGTCGACATCGGCTGCGCTGATCACATCAACGACTTGCGATTGAAATGCCGCAGGCGCAAGCCCATCAGCAGCAGCATCCCGAAGTAGGCCACCACACCCGCCACCACCAGGGCACCCAGCCGCAGGAACCGTTCGAACATGCCCCCCTGATCCCAGGCTGGCATTACGTGCATCAGCCCCAGCAATACTGCCGACATCACCACCACGGCGACCACCAGCTTCAGGAGATACATCCCCCAGCCGGCCTGCGCCACGAACAGTTTCTGCCGGCGCAGTTGCCAGAACAGCAGGCCGGCATTGAGGCAGGCACCGCCGCTGATGGCCAGCGCCAACCCCGCATGGGCCAGGGGGCCGATCAGCACCAGATTGAGCAGTTGGGTGACGGCCAGGGTAAAGATCGCGATCTTTACCGGGGTGCGAATGTTCTGTTGCGCATAAAACCCCGGCGCCAGCACCTTGATCATGATGATCCCCAACAGGCCGACCGAGTAGGCGATCAGCGCCCGCTGAGTCATGGAGGCATCAAAGGCGCTGAACTGACCATACTGGAACAGGGAGACCGTCAAGGGCTCGGAAAGAATCGCCAGCGCCAGCGAACACGGCAAGACCAGCACGAAACACAGGCGCAGCCCCCAATCGAGGATGCGCGAGTATTCATGGCGATCCTTGCTGGCGTAGGTCTTGGACAGGATCGGCAACAGGATGGTCCCCAGCGCCACACCCAATACCCCGGAAGGCAATTCCATCAGACGGTCGGCGTAATACATCCACGACACCGAACCCGCCATCAGGAACGAAGCGAAGATGGTATTGATGATCAGTGAAATCTGGCTGACCGAGACCCCGAGAATCGCTGGCAGCATCTGCTTCATCACCCGCCACACCCCGCTGTCGCGCAGGTTGAGGCGTGGCAGCACCAGCATGCCGATCTTCTTCAGGTGCGGCAGTTGATAGAGCAACTGCGCCAGGCCACCGGCGAGCACCGCCCAACCGAGCGCCATCACCGGCGGATCGAAATAAGGCGTCAGGAACAGGGCGAAGATGATCATGCTGAGGTTCAGCAGGGTCGGCACGAACGCCGGCACCGAGAAGCGGTTCCAGGTGTTGAGGATCGCCCCGGCCAGCGACGACAGTGAGATCAGTAATATATAAGGAAAGGTCACCCGCAACAGGTCGGAAGTCAGCCTGAATTTCTCCGGCGTATCGGCGAACCCTGGCGCCGTCGCCCAGATCACCCAGGGGGCAGCGAGCATGCCCAGCGCGGTCACCAGCGTCAGTACCAGGGTCAGCAGGCCGCTGACATAGGCAATGAAAGTGCGTGTCGCTTCATCGCCCTGCTGGCTTTTGTACTCCGCCAGAATGGGAACGAATGCCTGGGAAAAAGCCCCCTCGGCGAAGATTCGCCGCAGCAGATTGGGCAATTTGAAGGCAATGAAGAAGGCATCCGTCGCCATTCCGGCACCAAAGGCACGGGCAATAATGGTATCGCGCACGAAACCCAGCACCCGGGAGAGCATCGTGATAGAGCTGACGGCGGCCAACGACTTGAGCAGATTCATTGAAAGATTGTGCGCCTTTGGATAAAGAACAGGCGAAATGATCCGCCCGGCTGTGCGATACTCCGCGCCGCAACAGCGCAGAGCCAAAGTTCGCGAGTTTACAGGTCGTAGGCCGGAAAGAAATATCCCGGTGTTACGTACCTACCACTCAGCGGAGCACATCGTTCGCCCTTGACAAGACTTCAACTCATCGGCATGATTCGCGGCCTATTTTGTTTGCTATTCCCTAAAAAGTCTTTCGAGGAGCTCGACGGTGGCCAACTCACCTTCCGCCAAAAAACGTGCTAAACAGGCTGAGAAGCGTCGCAGCCACAACGCCAGCCTGCGTTCCATGGTTCGTACCTACATCAAGAACGTAGTTAAAGCCATCGACGCAAAAGACGCTGCCAAAGCACAAGCCGCCTACGTTCTGGCCGTGCCTGTTATCGACCGTATGGCCGATAAAGGCATCATCCACAAGAACAAGGCCGCTCGTCATAAGAGCCGTCTGAATGGCCACATCAAGGCCCTGGCTGTTGCTGCCTAAGCAACAAGCCTGCTAAAAAACCGACCCTAGGGTCGGTTTTTTATTGCCTGCGATTCAGCCCTTGCGGCGACCCGACCCCGTAAGAGCAGGACTTGCCCGCGAAAGCGACCTCATCAACGATGCAAGGCTCAAGAGCCTATTCGCGGGCAAGCCCGGCTCCTACACAGGGAGTGTCCAACGCCTCGGCAAGCCAGGGCGCGCACCACCTCTGCAAATTACCGATTTGGCCAAGGCAGAATCGGAATCGCCGTCACCGCGTTCTGCGGACTACCCTCGATCAGGCGGTCGCTATAGACCAGATACACCAGGGTATTGCGCTTCTTGTCGAGGAAACGCACCACCTGCATGGTCTTGAACACCAGCGAGGTACGCTCCTTGAACACCTCTTCGCCATCCTTGAGCTCACCACTGAAGCGGATTGCGCCCACCTGACGACAGGCAATCGAGGCCTCGGCACGATCCTCTGCCAACCCCAGACCGCCCTTCAAGCCACCAGTCTTGGCGCGCGACAGATAGCAGGTCACCCCCTCGACCTTCGGATCATCGAAAGCCTCGACCACGATCCGGTCATTCGGCCCGACAAACTTGAACACCGTGGATACCTGACCGATCTCCTCGGCCGACGCCAGCAACGGCAACGCCAGGAACAACCCGAACAATCCTTTTGCCAATCCCATGCCCACTACCCTCGAATCCGTTACACCAGAATAAGATTGTCGCGATGAACCAGCTCCGGCTCCGCCATATACCCCAACAGGCCGACAATGGCATCCGACGACTGCCCAATGATCTTCTGCGCCTCGAGCGCACTGTAGTTGGCCAGCCCGCGAGCGATCTCACGACCGTCCGGCGCCACACACACCACCATCTCGCCACGACGGAAACTGCCTTGAACCCGCTTGACCCCCACGGGCAGCAGGCTCTTGTGATCCCGCGCCAGGGCATTGACCGCCCCCTCGTCGAGCACCAGGGTGCCACGGGTCTGCAGATGCCCGGCCAGCCACTGCTTGCGCGCAGCCAGCATACCGCGCTCCGGCGATAGCAGAGTACCGATACGCTCACCTGCCTTGAGGCGGTCCAGCACCCGCTCCAGACGACCGCCCACGATAATGGTGTGCGCCCCCGAACGTGCCGCCAGCCGCGCCGCACGCAGCTTGGTCTGCATACCGCCACGCCCCAGAGCGCCGCCGGTACCACCCGCAACTGCATCCAGCGCCGGATCGTCGGCCCGAGCCTCATAGATCAGCTGGGCATCGGGATTGTTGCGCGGATCGGCATCGAACATACCGTCGCGATCCGTCAGGATCACCAGCAGATCGGCCTCCACCAGGTTGGCCACCAGCGCCGCCAGGGTATCGTTGTCACCGAAGCGAATCTCATCGGTGACCACCGTGTCGTTCTCGTTGATCACCGGAATGACCTTGAGCTCCACCAGCGCCCGCAAGGTGCTGCGGGCATTGAGGTAGCGCTTGCGGTCGGACAGGTCGTCGTGAGTCAGCAGAATCTGCGCGGTATGGCGATCATGCTCGGCAAAGCTCGATTCCCAGGCCTGCACCAGCCCCATCTGACCGATAGCCGCAGCAGCCTGCAACTCATGCATGGCACTCGGTCGCGCGGTCCAGCCAAGCCGACTCATGCCCGCAGCCACCGCACCGGACGACACCAGCACCAGCTCCACGCCGGCCTCGTGCAAGGCCACCATCTGCTCAACCCAGACTCCCATCGCCGCGCGATCCAGCCCCTTGCCGTCTGCCGTCAGCAGTGCGCTGCCAATCTTGACGACCCAACGCTGCGCACCTGTCACCTTGCTCCGCATGATCTTCCAACCTTTGCCAGCGAGCAGCGCGACCGAGCGCCACTCACGCGATTATGTGATTTACGTGTTACGGATACCAAAACGCCGCTCGAGAGAGCGGCGTTCTAGTTTACCGAATGAATCAGTCGCGGACGTAAATGATTTCCGGACCATCGTCATCATCAACGTCTTCTTCGTCCCAGTCATCGTCACCGATGTCATGGACGCTCTTGACGCCACTACGGCGCAGGGCACGCTGGTCATCCAGGGCCTGCAACTGGGCACGGGCCTCATCCTCGATACGCTGGTCGAGTTCGCGCAACTCATCGGCATAGGCCGGATCATTGGCCAGACGATCGAGACGATCTTCCAGATAACGCATGATGTCGCGAGTCAGGCGCTCGGTGCCCTCACTGGCAATCGCCGAAATCACATAGACCGGACCGGTCCACTGCAAGCGGTCGACCACTTCCTTGACCCGCGCCTCATGCTCTTCCTCGAGGATCTGGTCGCACTTGTTCAGCACCAACCAACGATCACGCTCCGCCAGCGACGGACTGAAGCGCGCCAGCTCGTTGACGATCACTTCGGCGGCATCCGCGGCACTGCTGTCATCCAGCGGCGCCATATCGACGAGGTGCAGCAGCAGACGGGTACGCGCCAGGTGCTTGAGGAAACGGATACCCAGGCCAGCACCTTCCGAAGCACCTTCGATCAACCCCGGAATGTCGGCGATGACGAAGCTCTTCCAGCGATCGACACTGACCACACCCAGGTTCGGCACCAGCGTGGTGAACGGGTAGTCCGCAACCTTCGGTCGCGCAGCCGAAACCGAACGAATGAACGTGCTCTTGCCGGCATTCGGCAGCCCCAACAGACCGACGTCGGCCAACACCTTCATTTCCAGCTTGAGATCACGCTGCTCGCCCGGCTTACCTGGCGTAGTCTGGCGCGGCGCACGGTTGGTACTGGACTTGAAGCGGGTGTTACCCAGACCATGCCAGCCACCATGAGCCACCAGCAGACGCTGGCCATGCTTGACCAGGTCACCAATGATCTCCTGGGTAGCGGAGTCGATCACCGTGGTACCGACCGGCACACGCAGATCCAGATCATCGCCCTTCTTGCCGGTGCAGTCGGTGCTGCCGCCGTTCGAACCGCGCTCGGCATCGAAATGCCGGGTATAGCGGTAATCCACCAGGGTGTTGAGGTTTTCGTCGGCAACCATGTAGACCGAGCCGCCATCCCCACCATCACCACCGTTGGGGCCACCCTTCTCGATGAATTTTTCCCGACGGAAACTCATGCAACCGTTACCGCCATCACCAGCTTTTACGCGAATCGATACTTCATCAACAAACTTCATAACACACGCCTCTCGTCACCAGGACGAGCCGATAGAAATCAAGACATAAGACTCTTGCAAAGATGAGCGCAGCGCTACCAACCTACCCGCGAAACCAACGCCGGGCCCATGCAAACAGCTTTGCAAGAGACTCACCCCACAAACGAAAAAGCCCCGTCGCAAGACAGGGCTTCTCCAGCATTGCCGCGATTAAGCCGCGACGACGCTCACGTAACGACGACCGAAGGCGCCTTTGACTTCGAACTTGATCACGCCTTCGACTTTAGCGAACAGGGTGTGATCTTTGCCCATGCCAACGCCGTAACCAGCGTGGAACTGGGTGCCGCGCTGACGCACGATGATGTTGCCCGCTTTGATAGCCTGGCCGCCATACATCTTCACGCCAAGGCGTTTGGCTTCTGAGTCGCGACCGTTACGGGTACTACCACCAGCTTTTTTGTGTGCCATGAGTTCAATTCTCCAAAAAGGGGATTAGGCTGAATTAAGCCTGAATACCGGTGATTTTGATCTCGGTGTACCACTGACGGTGGCCCATACGCTTCATGTGGTGCTTACGACGACGGAACTTGATGATGCGGACTTTATCGTGACGACCTTGGGAGATCACTTCAGCCACAACGGTAGCGCCAGCAACAACTGGAGCGCCGATGTTCACGTCATCGCCATTGGCGACCAACAGAACGCGATCAAAGGTAACGGATTCGCCAGTGGCGACTTCCAGCTTTTCGATCTTCAGGTATTCACCTGGGGCGACTTTGTACTGCTTGCCGCCGGTAACGATTACTGCGTAAGACATGGTATTTCTCCGATAATCCTGCTCACCCAGCGCTTTATAGGTAAAGGTATTGGCTGGCATGGCTGCATGGGGCTGGAACGGCCCAAGTGCAATTGCGTAAGGCAGGTGCTGCCCAGGAAGTTCAGGGTGCGCGATTGTACGCAAGCCGCTGGCTCCTTGCAAGTGGATCGCAGGCGCTGTGAAAGCGTAGCGAGCGAAGAGAAGACAAGGAAAAAGCAGGCGAGGAAGCGGAGTTTAGGGGCCTAAATGAGCATTCCGAGCCTGCTTTTGACGCAGGATTATCGAGCGCAGTAGCTTTCACAGTGCCTGAGGCTGCCTTGACAGGCCTTACCCCCCGCCCTAGCATGCCGCGCAACCCTTCTGGAGCGACTCTCGCTGATGCAACCCCAAGCTTTCTACCGCGCGGTGGCGGACGATTTTAGCGCCGTCGATGGCATCATCAAGAAGCAACTGACTTCGCGGGTGCCGCTGGTCTCGAAAATCGGTGACTACATCACCTCGGCCGGGGGCAAGCGCCTGCGTCCTTTATTGGTGTTGCTGAGCGGCAAGGCCCTCGGTCGTGAAGGCGACGACCTGCGCCTGCTGGCGGCAACCATCGAGTTCCTGCACACCGCAACCCTGCTGCATGACGACGTGGTCGACATGTCCGGCATGCGCCGTGGTCGCTCCACCGCCAATGCCATGTGGGGCAACGCCCCCAGCGTGCTGGTCGGCGACTTCCTCTATTCGCGCTCCTTCGAGATGATGGTCGAACTGGGCTCGATGCCCGTGATGAAGATCCTCTCCCAGGCCACCCGCATCATCGCCGAAGGCGAAGTGCTGCAGTTGTCCAAGGTCCGCGACGCCAGTACCACCGAAGAAACCTACATGGAAGTCATCCGCGGCAAGACCGCGATGCTCTTCGAAGCCTCGACCCACAGCGCCGCCGTCCTCTGCGGAGCGACCCCGGAACAGGCCGAAGCCCTGCGCACCTTTGGCGATCACCTGGGCGTGGCCTTCCAACTGGTCGACGACCTGCTGGACTACAAGGGCGACGCCGAAACCCTGGGCAAGAACGTCGGTGACGACCTCGCCGAAGGCAAGCCGACCCTGCCGCTGATCTACACCATGCGCGAAGGCACACCGGAACAGGCCGCCCTGGTTCGCCAGGCGATCCAGAAAGGCGGGATCGAAGACCTCGAAAGCATCCGCGCCGCCGTGGAAGCTTCGGGCTCCTTGCAATACACCGCGCAACTGGCCCGTGACTACGTCGCTCGCGCCATTGCCTGCCTGGAAGCACTGCCAGCCAGCGAGTACCGCGATGCCCTGGTCGAGCTGAGCGAGTTCGCCGTCGCCCGTACCCACTGACAAGCCGCCCCTGGCAGGAGCGTGGCTTGCCCGCGAATGGGCCTTGGGGCCGCCGAAAGCTTCGCGGACAAGCCTCGCTCCTGCAGACGTCCGCGACGCCCCCTTTCGCCGATAAAACCCTATATAATGTGCGCTTTTAGCCTTCCCTGAACCTGAGGAGCCCTAGTGAGCACGTTGCCACCCTGCCCCAAATGCAATTCCGAATTCACCTACGAAGATGGCGTCCAACTGGTCTGCCCCGAGTGCGCCCATGAGTGGTCCGCTAGTGGCGAAGCTGAAGCCGCATCCGACGACAGCGTGAAAAAGGATTCTGTGGGCAACATTCTCCAGGACGGCGACACCATCACCGTGATCAAGGACCTCAAGGTCAAGGGCACCTCGCTGGTGGTCAAGGTCGGCACCAAGGTCAAGAACATCCGCCTGTGCGACGGCGATCACGATATCGATTGCAAGATCGACGGCATCGGCCCGATGAAACTCAAGTCGGAATTCGTCAGGAAAGCCTGAGCCGACACGGCGCTGGCGATCAGGCCCAAAGCCTTGTCGCCGGCAGCCCGGAGCGCCCTTTCGGCATCATCCGCAGGCATATCCGCCTGACACTGCATCCCCCACCTACACCCGATCCCTTGTCCCCAGACAAATTCCCCACACAAAAAAACAGGAATCCGCCAATAGGCACTTGCTATTATTTGAATAAGAATTATTCTCATTGAAACCCATCAAGGAGATGAGACCATGACTTATTTGATCGATGCCTGGCTGGACCGTCCACACCCTTACCTGCGCATCCTGCATCGGGAAACGGGCGAAGTCTGTGCGGTACTGGAGGAAGAAGCACTGCATGAACTGCAGGATCAGGGCGACCTGGATGTCAGCAGCCTGAGTTCCAGCGAACCGTTGGTGCTCAAGGAACTGGTGCGCAACCTGTTTCTGTTCTGTTATGCCCGGGCATTGCGCCCGACGGTGGACATCAACAGCAAGTTGCAGATGTGAACATCATCCATTTTCACACCGCAGCCTCTGTGAAAGCAGGCCTTGTGGGAGCACACGGTGCTACGATCCGGTTGATCCGCGAGTAGGCCATCAGCCCATCGCGGACCAGTCGGATCGCCACACCGCCTGCTCCTACAGCGCGTTACAGGACGGCGAGCAGCTCGACGTCGAATACCAGCACGCTGTGTGGCGGGATGCTGCCAACGCCCTGGGCGCCGTAAGCCAGCTCGCTCGGCACGTACAGACGCCATTTGCTGCCGGCGTTCATCAGTTGCAGTGCTTCGGTCCAACCGGCGATCACGCCGCCTACCGGGAATTCGGCTGGCTGGCCACGCTCGTAGGAGCTGTCGAACACGGAACCGTCGATCAGGGTACCGTGGTAGTGAGTGCGCACGGTGTCCTCACGGCTCGGCTTGGCGCCGTCGCCCTGAGTCAGCACTTCGAACTGCAGGCCCGACGCCAGGGTGGTGATACCGTCACGCTTGGCGTTTTCAGCCAGGAATGCCAGGCCGGCACCCGCTGCGGCTTCAGCCTTGGCGGCCGCTTCGGCCTGCATGATTTCACGGATGACCTTGAAGCTGGCGGACAGCTCTTCCTGGCCAACACGGCTTTGCTGACCGTTGAACGCATCGGTCAGGCCCACCAGGATCGCGTCCAGGCTCACGCCAGGTGGCGGGTTGTCACGCAGCTGGTCGCCCAACTGACGGCCAATGCCGTAGCTGACGCGGGTTTCGTCGGTGGACAGATTTACTTCGGACATGACACTGCTCCGCTATGGGTCTGCTCTGGAAAACACCCTGAAGCTGGCATTTTCCCTCGCGCCCGGAACCAAAAAGGGCCAGCAGACTAGCACAGAAGCACGCGGGGTTAGCAGCCTCCAGCCCAGAAACGATACCGCCCGTGCGTTTCACAACGCACGGGCGGTGCAGGTCGGCTGAACAGCCAGGGATCAATGCTTGGTGACTTTATCCAGATACCCCATGGCGAACGCCGATACCACGAACGTCATGTGAATGATCACATACCACTGCAAATGCACCGGATCGACATTCTTGGCGTCCATGAACACGCGCAACAGGTGAATCGAGGAAATTGCCACGATGGAAGCCGCCACTTTCATCTTCAGCGAGGTGGAGTCCATCTTGCCCAGCCAGCTGAGCTTCTCCTTGTCATCGGCGATGTCCAACTGGGAAACGAAGTTTTCGTAGCCGGACATCATCACCATCACCAGCAGCCCGCCCACCAGCGCCATGTCGATCATCGACAGCAGCACCAGGATCAGTTCCGACTCGGCCATGGAAA from Pseudomonas asplenii harbors:
- the murJ gene encoding murein biosynthesis integral membrane protein MurJ, which gives rise to MNLLKSLAAVSSITMLSRVLGFVRDTIIARAFGAGMATDAFFIAFKLPNLLRRIFAEGAFSQAFVPILAEYKSQQGDEATRTFIAYVSGLLTLVLTLVTALGMLAAPWVIWATAPGFADTPEKFRLTSDLLRVTFPYILLISLSSLAGAILNTWNRFSVPAFVPTLLNLSMIIFALFLTPYFDPPVMALGWAVLAGGLAQLLYQLPHLKKIGMLVLPRLNLRDSGVWRVMKQMLPAILGVSVSQISLIINTIFASFLMAGSVSWMYYADRLMELPSGVLGVALGTILLPILSKTYASKDRHEYSRILDWGLRLCFVLVLPCSLALAILSEPLTVSLFQYGQFSAFDASMTQRALIAYSVGLLGIIMIKVLAPGFYAQQNIRTPVKIAIFTLAVTQLLNLVLIGPLAHAGLALAISGGACLNAGLLFWQLRRQKLFVAQAGWGMYLLKLVVAVVVMSAVLLGLMHVMPAWDQGGMFERFLRLGALVVAGVVAYFGMLLLMGLRLRHFNRKSLM
- the rpsT gene encoding 30S ribosomal protein S20; translated protein: MANSPSAKKRAKQAEKRRSHNASLRSMVRTYIKNVVKAIDAKDAAKAQAAYVLAVPVIDRMADKGIIHKNKAARHKSRLNGHIKALAVAA
- a CDS encoding CreA family protein, translated to MGLAKGLFGLFLALPLLASAEEIGQVSTVFKFVGPNDRIVVEAFDDPKVEGVTCYLSRAKTGGLKGGLGLAEDRAEASIACRQVGAIRFSGELKDGEEVFKERTSLVFKTMQVVRFLDKKRNTLVYLVYSDRLIEGSPQNAVTAIPILPWPNR
- the proB gene encoding glutamate 5-kinase, which codes for MRSKVTGAQRWVVKIGSALLTADGKGLDRAAMGVWVEQMVALHEAGVELVLVSSGAVAAGMSRLGWTARPSAMHELQAAAAIGQMGLVQAWESSFAEHDRHTAQILLTHDDLSDRKRYLNARSTLRALVELKVIPVINENDTVVTDEIRFGDNDTLAALVANLVEADLLVILTDRDGMFDADPRNNPDAQLIYEARADDPALDAVAGGTGGALGRGGMQTKLRAARLAARSGAHTIIVGGRLERVLDRLKAGERIGTLLSPERGMLAARKQWLAGHLQTRGTLVLDEGAVNALARDHKSLLPVGVKRVQGSFRRGEMVVCVAPDGREIARGLANYSALEAQKIIGQSSDAIVGLLGYMAEPELVHRDNLILV
- the cgtA gene encoding Obg family GTPase CgtA — translated: MKFVDEVSIRVKAGDGGNGCMSFRREKFIEKGGPNGGDGGDGGSVYMVADENLNTLVDYRYTRHFDAERGSNGGSTDCTGKKGDDLDLRVPVGTTVIDSATQEIIGDLVKHGQRLLVAHGGWHGLGNTRFKSSTNRAPRQTTPGKPGEQRDLKLEMKVLADVGLLGLPNAGKSTFIRSVSAARPKVADYPFTTLVPNLGVVSVDRWKSFVIADIPGLIEGASEGAGLGIRFLKHLARTRLLLHLVDMAPLDDSSAADAAEVIVNELARFSPSLAERDRWLVLNKCDQILEEEHEARVKEVVDRLQWTGPVYVISAIASEGTERLTRDIMRYLEDRLDRLANDPAYADELRELDQRIEDEARAQLQALDDQRALRRSGVKSVHDIGDDDWDEEDVDDDDGPEIIYVRD
- the rpmA gene encoding 50S ribosomal protein L27 gives rise to the protein MAHKKAGGSTRNGRDSEAKRLGVKMYGGQAIKAGNIIVRQRGTQFHAGYGVGMGKDHTLFAKVEGVIKFEVKGAFGRRYVSVVAA
- the rplU gene encoding 50S ribosomal protein L21, which encodes MSYAVIVTGGKQYKVAPGEYLKIEKLEVATGESVTFDRVLLVANGDDVNIGAPVVAGATVVAEVISQGRHDKVRIIKFRRRKHHMKRMGHRQWYTEIKITGIQA
- a CDS encoding polyprenyl synthetase family protein; this translates as MQPQAFYRAVADDFSAVDGIIKKQLTSRVPLVSKIGDYITSAGGKRLRPLLVLLSGKALGREGDDLRLLAATIEFLHTATLLHDDVVDMSGMRRGRSTANAMWGNAPSVLVGDFLYSRSFEMMVELGSMPVMKILSQATRIIAEGEVLQLSKVRDASTTEETYMEVIRGKTAMLFEASTHSAAVLCGATPEQAEALRTFGDHLGVAFQLVDDLLDYKGDAETLGKNVGDDLAEGKPTLPLIYTMREGTPEQAALVRQAIQKGGIEDLESIRAAVEASGSLQYTAQLARDYVARAIACLEALPASEYRDALVELSEFAVARTH
- a CDS encoding zinc ribbon domain-containing protein YjdM, with the protein product MSTLPPCPKCNSEFTYEDGVQLVCPECAHEWSASGEAEAASDDSVKKDSVGNILQDGDTITVIKDLKVKGTSLVVKVGTKVKNIRLCDGDHDIDCKIDGIGPMKLKSEFVRKA
- a CDS encoding PA4570 family protein — protein: MTYLIDAWLDRPHPYLRILHRETGEVCAVLEEEALHELQDQGDLDVSSLSSSEPLVLKELVRNLFLFCYARALRPTVDINSKLQM
- a CDS encoding FKBP-type peptidyl-prolyl cis-trans isomerase, giving the protein MSEVNLSTDETRVSYGIGRQLGDQLRDNPPPGVSLDAILVGLTDAFNGQQSRVGQEELSASFKVIREIMQAEAAAKAEAAAGAGLAFLAENAKRDGITTLASGLQFEVLTQGDGAKPSREDTVRTHYHGTLIDGSVFDSSYERGQPAEFPVGGVIAGWTEALQLMNAGSKWRLYVPSELAYGAQGVGSIPPHSVLVFDVELLAVL
- a CDS encoding TIGR00645 family protein, encoding MERFIENAMYASRWLLAPIYFGLSLGLLALALKFFQEVFHVIPNVFSMAESELILVLLSMIDMALVGGLLVMVMMSGYENFVSQLDIADDKEKLSWLGKMDSTSLKMKVAASIVAISSIHLLRVFMDAKNVDPVHLQWYVIIHMTFVVSAFAMGYLDKVTKH